In the genome of Paenibacillus pabuli, the window GTTCCGGCGCTGGGATACAGATACGGCTTTGAGCCCGGTAAGATACGCTTCCTCCGGATAGATCGCCAATTGCTCTACAATAATGATAACGGATGCTTTAGGGCAGCGCAGAGGATCAAGACCCAAATTACCAGGTCCGCGTGAAACGATCAGACGAATATAACCGTTACGCATATCATTGCGACGTACCGTTTCAGCCATCACTTCCAGCATCTCATCATAAGACAGCGGAATGTTCAGACTGATGGATTTGGCTGAATCGTACAAACGATCCAAATGCGCTTTGCATCTGAAAATGTTACCGTTATAAATCCGAATACCTTCGAAAATACCGTCTCCATACAAAAATCCATGATCATATACCGAAACGGTTGCGTTCTCCTTGGTCACATATTGACCATCCAAATAAATCCATTGTTCTGACACCGATGACTGCACCTCCATAAAATTTCCATTCCCAGATTCCGAAACTACATTTATCTCGTTCATTGTACAACAAATGACAAGCTATTTCTTGCTCATTTTACCCAGTCTTATGACAACCTTCAACATTGTACGCCCGGATTCAGGTCGTTTTAAGCGAAGGATATGTATAACACGGATAGCTGCCAAGAACGCGCACCTGACAATTCAATGCCTCAATCTCAGCCATCGCTGCGGTAAGCAATACCGAATCTGCACTTTCCTCTACATCAATGTAAAAATAATAACTCCCCAACCTTTTTTTCGTTGGACGAGATTCCAGTCGGGTCAAATTCAGCTTCCGCCAGGCAAAAGCCGACAGTACCTGATGCAATGCACCCGGTGCATCTTCAGGCAATGTAACCAGCAGACTGGTTTTCACATGATCAGGCTCTCGTGGAATCTGAACAGGCTCATGGCCTATCAGCACAAAACGAGTATAGTTGTTATCATGGTCGGTAACCCGTTCAGCCATAATATCCAAACCATGCTTCTGTGCAGCCAGCCTTGTGCCAATCGCAGCCCAACCTTTTCCAGGGTTTTTTTTCACAATTTCTACAGCTTCCGCTGTACTGTTTACACCCTCAAGGTCTGCTCCAGGTGAATGCAGGCGAATAAAATTCTGGCACTGCGGAATCGCTACGGGATGGGACATGATCTTCGTAATTTTACCGAAATCATATTCACCACTCTCTGTCCTGAATTCGGATCCATGCCCAATGACATTCTGGATGGATGGATAAACCCATTCTGCTTGCATCGGAATATCCACTTCATTAACCAGCCAGTCCATATGCAAACTAACGGAGCCTTCAATCGTATTCTCGATGGGTATAACACTGTATTGGGACTTCCCACTATCCGTAGCCCGGAAAACATCAGAAATCAGCTTGGAATGAAGCAATTCCAAAGGCTCCCCATTAAACAGAAAATCTACGGCTTCATGGGAAACTGAACCTTCAGGTAATACTGCAATTCGTTTCATGCGTTAACTTCCCCTTTAACTCTGTCCATAAATGGACTTTCATCTTGATCAGGCAGTACGGTAACACCATCCAGGTCCGGATCCAGCCACAATGCAGATGCAGTGATGCCTTCACGGCTCATCGTATCTATCAAATATTGCTCCAGTTCAAGCTTGCGAGTATCATGACGGTCTACCATCGTCAAAAGGGTAGGTCCCGCTCCACTCAATGCAGCCCCCAAGGCTCCATGACTGACTGCGTGTTCCAGGATCTCAGCCATTCCGGGTACCAATGATGCCCTGTAGGGTTGATGAATCCGGTCAGACATCGCCTTTTGAATCATGTCCAATCTCCCACTTGCCAAAGCCGCAACGAGTAAGGATGATCTGCTTATGTTGTGAATGACATCAGACTTGTCAAACTGCTGTGGAATTACATTTCTTGCTTTCGAAGTGGACAACTCGAAGTCCGGTACGATGACCAAAGTCTGCAAATCCTGATGCGGCTCAATGCGAATATGGTCTACCCGACTGCCATCCCACGCTGCTGTAATGATACCCCCATATAGTGAGGCCCCTACATTATCCGGATGTTTCTCCAGCGACGTAGCCATATCCAAAAGTTTGGAATCAGATAAA includes:
- the thrB gene encoding homoserine kinase, which produces MSLQKKVTVKVPASTANLGPGFDTLGMALSLYAWLEMKPAEQTTFHLHGDHLTGLPTDKSNLIYEVAQMVFSEAGISVPELEISMYSDIPLTRGLGSSASAIVGALAAANALIGTPLSDSKLLDMATSLEKHPDNVGASLYGGIITAAWDGSRVDHIRIEPHQDLQTLVIVPDFELSTSKARNVIPQQFDKSDVIHNISRSSLLVAALASGRLDMIQKAMSDRIHQPYRASLVPGMAEILEHAVSHGALGAALSGAGPTLLTMVDRHDTRKLELEQYLIDTMSREGITASALWLDPDLDGVTVLPDQDESPFMDRVKGEVNA
- the pheA gene encoding prephenate dehydratase yields the protein MKRIAVLPEGSVSHEAVDFLFNGEPLELLHSKLISDVFRATDSGKSQYSVIPIENTIEGSVSLHMDWLVNEVDIPMQAEWVYPSIQNVIGHGSEFRTESGEYDFGKITKIMSHPVAIPQCQNFIRLHSPGADLEGVNSTAEAVEIVKKNPGKGWAAIGTRLAAQKHGLDIMAERVTDHDNNYTRFVLIGHEPVQIPREPDHVKTSLLVTLPEDAPGALHQVLSAFAWRKLNLTRLESRPTKKRLGSYYFYIDVEESADSVLLTAAMAEIEALNCQVRVLGSYPCYTYPSLKTT